A single Blastococcus colisei DNA region contains:
- a CDS encoding PHP domain-containing protein, with the protein MRIDLHTHSSVSDGTESPADLLAGACAAGLDAVALTDHDTTAGWSVAEATRPAGLTVVPGMEMSCRWFPGDQPPISVHLLAYLFDPNHPGFAAERARLRDERLERGERIVAALATAGYPVSWERIVERSDGGVVGRPHIARALVEAGAADSVDHAFATLLHHRSPYYVTKADTEVREGIALVRAAGGVPVFAHGLATKRGRIVGDDAIATMVDAGLLGLEVDHPDHSPDERAHLRGLAGDLGLIITGSSDYHGTNKVTPIAACTTDPDQFEAILTAGTGSTPFRD; encoded by the coding sequence ATGCGGATCGACCTGCACACCCACTCCTCGGTTTCCGACGGCACCGAGAGCCCCGCCGACCTGCTCGCCGGCGCCTGCGCTGCCGGCCTCGACGCGGTCGCCCTGACCGACCACGACACGACGGCCGGCTGGTCGGTGGCCGAGGCCACGCGCCCCGCCGGCCTCACCGTCGTGCCCGGCATGGAGATGTCCTGCCGGTGGTTCCCCGGCGACCAGCCGCCGATCAGCGTCCACCTGCTTGCCTACCTGTTCGACCCGAACCATCCCGGCTTCGCCGCCGAGCGGGCCCGGCTGCGCGACGAGCGGCTCGAGCGCGGGGAGCGCATCGTGGCCGCGCTCGCCACGGCCGGGTACCCGGTGTCGTGGGAGCGGATCGTCGAGCGGTCCGACGGCGGCGTGGTCGGGCGCCCGCACATCGCCCGCGCCCTGGTGGAGGCGGGCGCGGCGGACTCGGTCGACCACGCATTCGCGACCCTGCTGCACCACCGCAGCCCCTACTACGTCACGAAGGCCGACACCGAGGTCCGCGAGGGCATCGCCCTGGTGCGCGCGGCCGGCGGGGTCCCGGTCTTCGCCCACGGCCTGGCCACCAAGCGGGGGCGGATCGTCGGGGACGACGCGATCGCCACGATGGTCGATGCCGGGCTGCTGGGGCTCGAGGTGGACCATCCCGACCACTCGCCCGACGAGCGGGCCCACCTGCGCGGCCTCGCCGGCGACCTCGGGCTGATCATCACCGGCTCCAGCGACTACCACGGCACCAACAAGGTCACCCCGATCGCGGCCTGCACGACCGACCCCGACCAGTTCGAGGCGATCCTGACGGCCGGCACCGGCAGCACGCCGTTCCGCGACTGA
- a CDS encoding RecB family exonuclease: MGTSAQMEMPGMPRRLFSATPSKLASFADCPRRYRYAYVDRPTPPKGPAWAHNTVGAAVHAALRSWWDLPVQKRTTGAARQLLYAAWSQNGFRDAEQADRWRARAAGWMTDYVPTLDPTDEPVGNERTVGATTGRLALSGRVDRIDQRGDELVIVDYKTGRVPSTDDEARGSPALAAYVLGVRRTLRRPCNRVELHHLPSGTVAAFEHTERSLANHVRRAEDIAVDITAATEQMAAGEDPDAAFPTVPGQQCSWCDFRPSCPTGQAAVPPRETWSFLAEDEKGT; encoded by the coding sequence ATGGGGACGAGCGCGCAGATGGAGATGCCGGGCATGCCGCGCCGGCTGTTCTCCGCGACCCCCAGCAAGCTCGCGTCCTTCGCCGACTGCCCCCGCCGCTACCGGTACGCCTACGTCGACCGGCCGACCCCGCCCAAGGGGCCGGCGTGGGCGCACAACACGGTCGGTGCGGCCGTGCACGCCGCGCTCCGCTCGTGGTGGGACCTCCCGGTGCAGAAGCGGACGACAGGGGCGGCGCGGCAGCTGTTGTACGCGGCGTGGTCGCAGAACGGGTTCCGGGACGCCGAGCAGGCCGACCGGTGGCGCGCGCGGGCCGCGGGCTGGATGACCGACTACGTGCCGACGCTGGACCCGACCGACGAGCCCGTGGGCAACGAGCGCACGGTCGGTGCCACCACCGGGCGGCTGGCGCTGTCCGGCCGGGTCGACCGCATCGACCAGCGCGGCGACGAACTGGTCATCGTCGACTACAAGACGGGGCGGGTGCCCTCCACCGACGACGAGGCCCGGGGGTCACCGGCACTGGCGGCCTACGTGCTCGGGGTGCGTCGCACGCTGCGGCGGCCGTGCAACCGGGTGGAGCTGCACCACCTGCCCAGCGGCACGGTGGCCGCCTTCGAGCACACCGAGCGGTCGTTGGCCAACCACGTCCGGCGCGCGGAGGACATCGCCGTCGACATCACCGCGGCGACCGAGCAGATGGCGGCCGGCGAGGATCCGGACGCCGCCTTCCCGACGGTCCCGGGCCAGCAATGCAGCTGGTGCGACTTCCGGCCCAGCTGCCCGACCGGGCAGGCGGCCGTCCCGCCGCGCGAGACGTGGAGCTTCCTCGCCGAGGACGAGAAGGGCACCTGA
- a CDS encoding PH domain-containing protein — MTGPAPLELPPRASKDVEKYLLPDETAVVATRRHWAVLIEPTAKFLPFFVAGGWLLLFDPDNRVTSSAGLLVILGSLVYYGLRVGEWWMRHFIVSTRRVLLTSGVIVRTVTLLPLRRITDLTWKETLLGQVLGYGTFRFESAGQQQALSEITFLPGADVLYRRVSALLFSSDWGGGGGAASSGDDEGNPEPPPPRPPAGDGGRRDTEPIPRLP; from the coding sequence ATGACCGGACCCGCGCCCCTGGAGCTCCCTCCCCGGGCCAGCAAGGACGTCGAGAAGTACCTGCTGCCCGACGAGACGGCGGTGGTCGCGACCCGCCGGCACTGGGCGGTGCTCATCGAGCCGACGGCCAAGTTCCTGCCGTTCTTCGTCGCCGGGGGCTGGCTGCTCCTGTTCGACCCCGACAACCGGGTCACCAGCTCGGCCGGGCTCCTGGTGATCCTCGGCTCGCTCGTCTACTACGGCCTGCGGGTCGGCGAGTGGTGGATGCGGCACTTCATCGTCAGCACCCGTCGCGTCCTGCTGACCTCGGGTGTCATCGTGCGCACGGTGACCCTCCTGCCGCTGCGGCGGATCACCGACCTCACCTGGAAGGAGACACTCCTCGGCCAGGTGCTCGGGTACGGCACCTTCCGGTTCGAGTCCGCCGGGCAGCAGCAGGCGCTGTCGGAGATCACCTTCCTGCCGGGCGCCGACGTCCTCTATCGCCGGGTCAGCGCACTCCTCTTCAGCAGCGACTGGGGCGGCGGGGGCGGAGCCGCCTCCAGCGGTGACGACGAGGGCAACCCGGAGCCGCCGCCTCCGCGGCCACCCGCAGGCGACGGCGGACGGCGGGACACCGAGCCCATCCCGCGCCTCCCGTGA
- a CDS encoding oxygenase MpaB family protein, whose translation MSRLAPLPSPDDWTAEEDRLGFFGPDSITWRIHGDPSYHVGGLRALMLQALHPVAMDGVARNSTGFKDDWWMRMTRTGEYMETVTFGSRTEARRMAARVRGYHRQLSGVEERTGRAYRVDDPDLLLWVHATAVDSLLSTARRAGVPLTDDDADRYVTEQVAFAHLVGVPLETVPRSVAELDAYLEDTRPSLAVTPAALEGVRDLFLPPMKGWVQLLTPARPAWVTLASLGFATLPPWARRMYSLPGLGLTDTAATAALRALRTALVAVPERTRWSPIARAGWERVTEVPAA comes from the coding sequence ATGAGCCGGCTGGCCCCGCTGCCCTCGCCGGACGACTGGACGGCCGAGGAGGACCGGCTGGGCTTCTTCGGCCCGGACAGCATCACCTGGCGGATCCACGGCGATCCCTCGTACCACGTGGGCGGCCTGCGGGCCCTCATGCTGCAGGCGCTGCACCCGGTGGCGATGGACGGCGTGGCGCGCAATTCCACCGGCTTCAAGGACGACTGGTGGATGCGGATGACCCGCACCGGCGAGTACATGGAGACGGTCACCTTCGGCTCGCGCACCGAGGCCCGGCGGATGGCGGCCCGCGTCCGGGGCTACCACCGTCAGCTGTCCGGTGTGGAGGAGAGGACCGGCCGGGCGTACCGGGTCGACGACCCCGACCTGCTGCTCTGGGTGCACGCCACGGCGGTCGACTCCCTCCTGTCGACGGCGCGCCGGGCGGGTGTGCCCCTGACCGACGACGACGCCGACCGGTACGTGACCGAGCAGGTGGCGTTCGCGCACCTGGTCGGCGTGCCGCTGGAGACGGTGCCGCGGTCGGTGGCCGAGCTGGACGCCTACCTGGAGGACACCCGCCCCTCACTGGCGGTCACGCCGGCCGCGCTGGAGGGGGTGCGCGACCTCTTCCTGCCACCGATGAAGGGCTGGGTGCAGCTGCTCACCCCGGCCCGTCCGGCGTGGGTGACGCTGGCCTCACTGGGCTTCGCGACCCTGCCGCCGTGGGCGCGGCGGATGTACTCGCTGCCCGGCCTCGGGCTCACGGACACGGCGGCGACGGCGGCGCTTCGGGCACTGCGGACCGCCCTGGTGGCGGTGCCGGAGCGGACGCGCTGGTCACCGATCGCGCGGGCCGGCTGGGAACGGGTGACGGAGGTGCCGGCCGCCTGA
- a CDS encoding alpha/beta fold hydrolase: MVLPGGAEFTVPLAIAPDDLRQLAVHEAAHRTFPGRAGPLTALDTGGEAVRGTALLVPGYTGSKEDFAPLLAPLAGAGYRVVALDQRGQYESPGPDDPAAYSVEELGRDVLAVARVLREESGEPLHLLGHSFGGLVTRAAVLAEPTLFTSFTLLGSGPSKLGGRRAELLDHLGPLLDAGGVRLVHETLEQVAMTDPRAQAVPAPTRDFYSRRFLRNSEAGLRGMADAMLEEPDRVPELAAVGVPLLVAHGEADDAWLPHVQADMAQRLGARHEVILNSIHSPAVENPVRTLEVLLDFWAGAAVRS, encoded by the coding sequence ATGGTCCTGCCCGGCGGCGCAGAGTTCACCGTGCCCCTCGCCATCGCCCCCGACGATCTGCGGCAGCTCGCCGTCCACGAGGCTGCGCACCGGACCTTCCCGGGTCGCGCAGGCCCGTTGACCGCGCTGGACACCGGTGGCGAGGCTGTCCGCGGCACCGCGTTGCTGGTCCCGGGCTACACCGGCAGCAAGGAGGACTTCGCGCCGCTGCTGGCCCCCCTGGCCGGGGCCGGCTACCGGGTGGTCGCGCTCGACCAGCGCGGGCAGTACGAGTCGCCCGGCCCCGACGACCCGGCCGCCTACTCCGTCGAGGAACTCGGGCGCGACGTCCTCGCCGTCGCCCGGGTCCTGCGCGAGGAGTCCGGCGAGCCGCTGCACCTGCTCGGGCACAGCTTCGGCGGCCTGGTGACGCGGGCCGCGGTGCTGGCCGAGCCGACGCTCTTCACCTCCTTCACCCTGCTCGGCTCGGGGCCCTCGAAGCTGGGCGGCCGGCGGGCGGAGCTGCTGGACCATCTCGGCCCGCTGCTGGACGCCGGCGGCGTGCGGCTGGTGCACGAGACGCTCGAGCAGGTCGCCATGACCGATCCGCGGGCGCAGGCGGTGCCGGCGCCGACGCGGGACTTCTACTCCCGCCGGTTCCTGCGCAACTCCGAGGCGGGGCTGCGCGGGATGGCCGATGCGATGCTCGAGGAGCCGGACCGGGTGCCCGAGCTGGCCGCGGTCGGAGTGCCGCTGCTCGTGGCCCACGGCGAGGCCGACGACGCCTGGCTGCCGCACGTGCAGGCCGACATGGCGCAGCGGCTGGGCGCGCGCCACGAGGTCATCCTCAACTCCATCCACTCCCCCGCCGTCGAGAACCCGGTGCGGACGCTGGAGGTGCTGCTCGACTTCTGGGCCGGCGCCGCGGTGCGGTCATGA
- a CDS encoding PQQ-binding-like beta-propeller repeat protein, producing MPPFRRPPLRVWVWTAGTVALVLIAALLWRGSDAAATESTTAPPADVPSGTPAGAVSEAWSADGNPLPERIVSEGRVVVGSEHGIRALDPLTGEEAWHYTRSNARMCGLTVTDGVAVAVFATADRCDEAVALDAGTGVREWTRSLDLAGDAVLDSTSAIVLAVNPTGVLTLDPTGSGIRWRQAAPEDCRFVDADTGSTGVVVLQRCESSSDVQVRLLDGFAGSEHWNRALPAAEDDAVRLLGADGAVTVLVGDEVRMLSGPDGAELARLPVPAGTTDVEQVTVGPVSLVRVDDTVTVRDTSSGAVLWEAPAVGLPVPADAKDAARPGSLVLPDRDGFSFRDVATGAELSRSAIADLPPGGTASAIGPAVVLRSDDGVVGYR from the coding sequence ATGCCTCCGTTCCGCCGGCCGCCGTTGCGGGTGTGGGTGTGGACGGCGGGCACCGTGGCACTGGTCCTGATCGCCGCCCTGCTGTGGCGGGGCTCGGACGCGGCCGCCACGGAGAGCACCACCGCGCCGCCGGCCGACGTCCCCTCCGGGACGCCGGCCGGTGCCGTCTCCGAGGCGTGGTCGGCCGACGGCAACCCATTGCCTGAGAGGATCGTGTCCGAGGGCCGGGTCGTCGTCGGATCCGAGCACGGGATCCGTGCGCTGGACCCGCTCACCGGCGAGGAGGCGTGGCACTACACGCGGTCCAACGCCCGGATGTGCGGCCTGACCGTCACCGACGGCGTGGCCGTGGCCGTGTTCGCCACCGCGGACCGCTGCGACGAGGCCGTCGCCCTGGACGCGGGCACCGGCGTGCGGGAATGGACCCGGAGCCTCGACCTCGCCGGGGACGCCGTCCTGGACTCGACCAGCGCCATCGTGCTGGCGGTCAACCCCACCGGGGTCCTCACGCTCGACCCGACCGGCAGCGGCATCCGCTGGCGCCAGGCCGCCCCGGAGGATTGCCGGTTCGTCGACGCGGACACCGGGAGCACCGGCGTCGTCGTGCTGCAGCGCTGCGAAAGCAGTTCCGACGTGCAGGTGCGCCTCCTCGACGGCTTCGCCGGCTCGGAGCACTGGAACCGCGCCCTGCCTGCGGCCGAGGACGACGCCGTCCGGCTCCTGGGCGCCGACGGGGCGGTGACGGTGCTCGTCGGTGACGAGGTCCGGATGCTGAGCGGCCCGGACGGCGCGGAGCTGGCGCGGCTGCCGGTGCCAGCGGGCACGACGGACGTCGAGCAGGTGACCGTCGGCCCGGTCTCGCTGGTGCGGGTCGACGACACGGTGACCGTGCGGGACACCTCGTCGGGCGCGGTCCTGTGGGAGGCCCCCGCGGTCGGACTGCCCGTGCCGGCGGACGCCAAGGACGCCGCCCGGCCGGGCTCGCTCGTGCTGCCGGACCGGGACGGGTTCTCGTTCCGGGACGTGGCCACGGGCGCCGAGCTGTCCCGCTCCGCGATCGCCGATCTGCCCCCCGGAGGAACGGCATCGGCGATCGGCCCGGCCGTCGTCCTCCGGTCGGACGACGGCGTCGTCGGCTACCGCTGA